The Brachyspira aalborgi genome has a segment encoding these proteins:
- a CDS encoding Eco57I restriction-modification methylase domain-containing protein gives MSANSKNKEEAYNGIKELVEKFKSNYKQFHSSEYNETLTRQDFINPFFEYLGWDISNKEGLSQTYRDVIHEDKLKIGKETKAPDYSFRIGGNRVFFVEAKKPSRNLKEDADAAYQIRRYAWSGKLAVSILTDFEEFAIYDCSKKPSPNDKASMSRIEYINYEDYLNRFDFLYDTFAKENVLRGSLEKYNADTKSKKGTESVDIDFLNSLDYLRTKLASNISKLNSLSLRDLNFAVQHIIDRIIFLRVAEDRGVENYGDLREACSGSNYYKNIVDIFKKSDGKYNSGIFDFSKDKITQNIEVDNKVIKEIINDLYYPKSPYEFSVISVEIIGNAYEQFLGKTITIGKNSKAKIELKPEVRKAGGVYYTPEYIVDYIVENTVGEKIKGKTPKEIANIKIVDPACGSGSFLIGAYKYLLNYHREYYSKQGKKKFLGSKEDAITEDGELALWVKKQILINNIFGVDIDSNAVEVTKLSLLLKCMENETPASIMNNQSLFNERALPSLDENIKCGNSLIGNDFYSGGDSLNIDIETQYKINCFDWEREFSSIFKSGGFDIVISNPPWGSKEVISKTEMPYFEEKFKRKNKNLNIFAIFIDKSVNIVNNKYIIGLLIPKNFIKTSSYQEYRESFINNINCIVDFGKFPGVAQECIGLFIDYNNKPNVKRIIFSKNEIEFLSDLNKLNIIRDKFKVLTLSKLSGYNTIINKMQKNTFLLSEYFTVFRGIEHGRNGDLIKCPYCNHFFEKPGKINKELKITNCKHCKKKIKINTNSYKFIHQKKLRNTTPLLIGNSIDRYSLKETKYYIENNLSGIDYKGLNIIDEKLFFIRISKYLRGYYDNEKLISLNALNVIIPKKSPYNLKYLLGILNSKLYTIYADIKVTSGADLTIRFSNEIMNNLPIPKLDFSKKEDKKKHDRLVKLVDNIIAINKKLVGENNPNTKEILERQVRALDGEIDRLVYGLYGLSDNEIRIIENGS, from the coding sequence ATGTCGGCAAATAGCAAAAATAAAGAAGAAGCTTACAACGGAATTAAAGAGCTTGTAGAAAAATTTAAATCTAATTATAAGCAGTTTCATTCGAGCGAGTATAACGAAACTTTGACGAGGCAAGATTTTATTAATCCTTTCTTCGAGTATTTGGGATGGGATATTTCAAATAAAGAAGGACTTTCTCAAACCTATAGAGATGTTATTCATGAAGATAAATTAAAGATAGGAAAAGAAACGAAAGCCCCTGACTACTCTTTTAGAATTGGCGGGAATAGAGTATTTTTTGTTGAAGCGAAAAAGCCAAGCAGAAATTTAAAAGAAGATGCGGATGCGGCTTATCAAATAAGAAGATACGCTTGGAGCGGAAAATTGGCAGTAAGCATTTTAACCGACTTTGAAGAGTTTGCAATTTACGATTGTTCTAAAAAACCTTCGCCTAACGATAAAGCCTCTATGTCGAGAATCGAATATATAAATTATGAAGATTATTTAAATAGATTTGATTTTTTATACGACACATTTGCAAAAGAAAATGTTTTAAGAGGCTCTTTAGAAAAATATAACGCCGATACAAAATCAAAGAAAGGAACGGAAAGCGTAGATATTGATTTTCTTAATTCGCTTGACTATTTGAGAACAAAATTAGCTTCAAATATAAGCAAGTTAAATAGTTTGTCGTTAAGAGATTTGAATTTTGCAGTTCAACATATAATTGACAGAATAATATTTTTGAGAGTAGCGGAAGATAGAGGAGTTGAGAATTATGGAGATTTGCGGGAGGCTTGCAGTGGAAGTAATTATTATAAAAATATTGTAGATATATTTAAGAAATCGGATGGAAAATATAATTCGGGAATTTTTGATTTTTCTAAAGATAAAATTACGCAGAATATTGAAGTCGACAATAAAGTAATTAAAGAGATAATTAACGATTTGTATTATCCAAAAAGTCCTTATGAGTTTTCGGTAATATCGGTTGAGATTATAGGAAATGCATACGAGCAGTTTTTGGGAAAGACTATAACGATTGGGAAAAATAGTAAGGCGAAAATTGAACTTAAACCCGAAGTGCGAAAGGCGGGAGGAGTTTATTATACGCCCGAGTATATTGTCGATTATATTGTAGAGAATACGGTTGGAGAAAAAATTAAAGGAAAAACGCCAAAAGAAATAGCAAATATAAAGATTGTGGACCCTGCTTGCGGTAGCGGAAGTTTTTTAATAGGCGCTTATAAATATCTTTTAAATTATCATAGAGAATATTATTCAAAACAAGGCAAAAAGAAATTCTTGGGTTCAAAAGAAGACGCAATTACCGAAGACGGAGAGCTTGCATTATGGGTGAAAAAGCAAATACTAATAAATAATATTTTTGGAGTCGACATTGATTCGAACGCCGTTGAGGTTACAAAATTATCGTTGCTTTTGAAATGTATGGAAAACGAAACGCCCGCCTCTATAATGAATAATCAAAGTTTATTTAACGAGAGGGCTTTGCCTTCACTTGACGAAAACATTAAATGCGGAAACTCTTTAATTGGGAACGATTTTTATAGCGGAGGCGATAGTCTTAATATTGACATTGAAACGCAATATAAAATTAATTGCTTTGATTGGGAGAGGGAATTTTCTTCGATTTTTAAGTCGGGCGGATTTGATATTGTTATAAGTAATCCGCCGTGGGGTAGTAAAGAAGTAATATCTAAAACCGAAATGCCATATTTTGAAGAAAAATTTAAAAGAAAAAATAAAAATTTAAATATTTTCGCTATATTTATAGATAAATCAGTTAATATAGTTAATAATAAGTATATTATAGGTTTGTTAATTCCAAAAAATTTTATAAAAACTTCTTCATATCAAGAATATAGAGAAAGTTTTATAAATAATATAAATTGTATAGTTGATTTTGGTAAATTTCCAGGCGTAGCCCAAGAATGCATAGGTTTATTTATAGATTATAATAATAAACCTAATGTAAAAAGAATTATATTTTCAAAAAATGAAATAGAATTTTTATCTGATTTAAATAAATTAAATATAATACGAGATAAATTTAAAGTTTTAACTTTATCTAAATTGTCTGGCTACAATACTATAATTAATAAAATGCAAAAAAATACATTTCTTTTAAGTGAATATTTTACCGTATTTAGAGGGATAGAACATGGAAGAAATGGAGATTTAATAAAATGTCCTTATTGCAATCACTTCTTTGAAAAACCTGGTAAAATAAATAAAGAACTAAAAATTACAAATTGCAAACATTGTAAAAAAAAGATAAAAATAAATACTAATTCTTATAAATTTATACATCAAAAAAAATTAAGAAATACAACACCGTTATTAATAGGTAATTCTATAGATAGGTATTCTTTGAAAGAAACAAAATATTATATAGAAAATAATTTATCTGGTATAGATTATAAAGGATTAAATATTATAGATGAAAAACTATTTTTTATAAGAATTTCAAAATATTTAAGAGGATATTATGACAACGAAAAATTAATATCTTTAAATGCTTTAAATGTCATAATACCTAAAAAATCGCCATATAATTTAAAATATTTATTAGGGATTTTAAATTCAAAATTATATACTATTTATGCCGACATAAAAGTAACAAGCGGAGCAGATTTGACAATAAGATTTTCTAATGAAATAATGAATAACTTACCAATTCCAAAATTAGATTTTTCTAAAAAAGAAGACAAAAAAAAACATGATAGATTAGTTAAACTTGTAGATAATATAATCGCTATTAATAAGAAGTTGGTTGGAGAAAATAACCCTAATACTAAAGAGATTTTAGAGCGGCAGGTTAGAGCGTTGGATGGAGAGATTGACAGGTTGGTTTATGGGTTGTATGGGTTGAGCGATAATGAAATTAGGATTATTGAAAATGGAAGTTGA